The genomic interval CCGGGGTCGACCTTGCCCTCCTCGGCGGCCTTGAGCAGGCCGGCGACGGAGGCCGCCGACGCGGGCTCCACGAAGACGCCCTCCTGGGAGGCCAACAGCCGGTACGCGGACAGGATCTGCCGGTCCGTCACCTCGTCGATGAAGCCGCCCGACTCGTCGCGTGCGGCCAGTGCGTAGTTCCAGGAGGCCGGGTTGCCGATGCGGATCGCGGTGGCGATGGTGGAGGGGTCCTTGACGACCTCGCCGCGCACGATGGGCGCGGAGCCGGAGGCCTGGAAGCCCCACATGCGCGGGGAATGGGTCGAGACGCCGTCACCGGCGTACTCGGTGTACCCCTTCCAGTACGCGGTGATGTTGCCCGCGTTGCCGACCGGCAGGACGTGGATGTCGGGGGCGTCGCCGAGCGCGTCGACGATCTCGAACGCGGCGGTCTTCTGGCCCTCGATACGGACCGGATTGACCGAATTGACCAGCGCCACCGGGTAGTTGTCCGAGAGCGAGCGGGCCAGGGTCAGACAGTCGTCGAAGTTGCCGTCGACCTGGAGGATCTTGGCGCCGTGCACGAGCGCCTGTCCCATCTTGCCGAGCGCGATCTTGCCCTGCGGTACGAGGACGGCGCAGACCATCCCCGCGCGCACGGCGTACGCCGCGGCGGAGGCCGAGGTGTTGCCGGTGGAGGCGCAGATGACGGCCTTCGCCCCCTCCTCCTTGGCCCGGGTGATGGCCATGGTCATGCCGCGGTCCTTGAACGAACCGGTCGGGTTGGCGCCCTCGACCTTGAGGTGCACCTCGCAGCCCGTGCGCTCGGAGAGGACCTGCGCCGGAACGAGCGGCGTACCGCCCTCACGAAGCGTGACGACCGGAGTCGTGCTCGTGACCGGAAGCCGGTCCCGGTACTCCTCGATGATGCCGCGCCACTGGTGGGTGCCCTTGCTGGTCATGGGTCCTTACTCCCCTTCAACACGCATGATGCTGGCGACACCGCGCACGGTGTCGAGCTTGCGCAGCGCTTCGACGGTCCCGGAGAGGGCGGCGTCGGGCGCGCGGTGGGTGACGACGACGAGGGACGCCTCGCCGCCTCCGCCCACCCGTCGCCCGCCGCCACCCTGCTCGATGGCGCCTTCGTCGCCGCTGCCTGAACTTCGTCCTTGCTGGCGGACGGTATCGATGGATACGCCCTGCTCGGCGAAGACCGTCGCGACCTGGGCGAGCACGCCCGGCTTGTCGGCCACGTCGAGGCTGATGTGGTACCGCGTGACGACCTCGCCCATGGGGCTGACCGGCAGGCGGGTGTAGGCGGACTCACCGGGGCCGGTGGCCTCGCCCAGTTTGTTGCGGCAGACCGCGACGAGGTCGCCGAGGACCGCGGAGGCGGTCGGCGAGCCGCCGGCGCCGGGCCCGTAGAACATGAGCTGCCCGGCCGCGTCGGCCTCGATGAAGACCGCGTTGTACGCCTCGCGGACCGAGGCCAGCGGGTGGCTGAGCGGGATCATCGCGGGGTGGACGCGGGCGGTGACGGAGGCCCCGTCGGCGGCGCGCTCGCAGATGGCCAGCAGTTTGACCGTGCAGCCCATCCGGCGGGCCGAGGCGATGTCGGCGGCGGTGACCTCGGTGATGCCCTCGCGGTGCACGTCGCCGATCTTCACGCGGGTGTGGAAGGCGATCCCGGCGAGGATCGCGGCCTTCGCCGCGGCGTCGAAGCCCTCGACGTCGGCGGTCGGGTCGGCCTCGGCGTACCCGAGGGCGGTGGCCTCGTCGAGCGCCTCGGAGTAGCCGGCCCCGCTGGTGTCCATCTTGTCGAGGATAAAGTTGGTCGTGCCGTTCACGATGCCGAGCACCCGGTTGACCTTGTCCCCGGCGAGCGACTCGCGCAGCGGCCGCACCAGCGGGATGGCCCCGGCGACGGCGGCCTCGTAGTACAGGTCGCGGCCGTACTTCTCGGCGGCGGCGTGCAGGGAGGCGCCGTCCTCGGCGAGCAGCGCCTTGTTGGCGGAGACGACGCTCGCGCCGTTCTCGAAGGCGGCGGTGATGAGCGCCCGGGCCGGCTCGATGCCCCCGATGACCTCGATGACGACGTCGATGTCGCCGCGCCGCACGAGCGCGGTCGCGTCGGTGGTGATCAGTGCGGGGTCGATGCCCTCACGCACCTTCGAGGGCCGGCGGACGGCCACGCCGGCGAGCTCGACGGGCGCGCCGATGCGCGCCGCGAGGTCGTCGGCGTGCGTCGTCATGATGCGCGCCACCTCTGAGCCGACCACACCGCAGCCCAGCAGCGCCACCTTCAGCGGACGCGTACGCATCATCCGACCTCGTTTCTCATACCTGGACCCTCCGGCGACGGGGGGCGGCGTCGCACCCCCAGCCGCCGGAGGGCCATGCTCATTGGGGACCAGTCTCACTCACCGGACGGGAGTTTCTGACCCACGTCCGGATCCTGAGATGACTATTTCATCAGCCGACATCGAGACGCAGGAGATCTTCCTCCGTCTCGCGCCGGACGATGACGCGTGCCTCTCCGTCGCGGACCGCGACGACCGGCGGGCGCAGTGCGTGGTTGTAGTTGCTGGCCATGGAACGGCAGTACGCGCCGGTGGCGGGGACGGCGATCAGGTCGCCGGGGGCCAGGTCGGCGGGGAGGAACGCGTCCTTGACCACGATGTCGCCGCTCTCGCAGTGCTTGCCGACGACCCGGACCAGCATCGGTTCGGCGTCCGAGGTGCGGGAGACGAGGGCGACGCTGTACTCGGCGTCGTACAGCGCGGTGCGGATGTTGTCGGACATGCCGCCGTCGACGCTGACGTACGTCCGCAGCCCCTCCAGGGGCTTGATCGTGCCGACCTCGTACAGCGTGAACGCGGTGGGGCCGACGATGGCGCGCCCCGGCTCGACGGAGATCCGGGGGGTGCGCAGCCTCGCGGCCTCGCACTCGCGGGTGACGATGTCGCGGAGCGCCTTGGCGATCTCGTGCGGTTCGCGGGGGTCGTCCTCGGAGGTGTAGGCGATGCCGAGGCCGCCGCCGAGGTCGATCTCGGGCAGTTCGACGCCGTGCTCGTCGCGGATCTCGGCGAGCAGCTGCACCACGCGGCGGGCGGAGACCTCGAAGCCGGCCATGTCGAAGATCTGCGAGCCGATGTGCGAGTGGACGCCGATGAGTTCGAGGCCGTCGAGGGCGAGGGCCCGGCGCACCGCCTCGGCGGCCTGCCCGTCGGCGAGCCCGATCCCGAACTTCTGGTCCTCGTGCGCGGTGGCGATGAACTCGTGGGTGTGGGCCTCGACGCCGACGGTGACGCGGATCTGCACCCGCTGGCGGACGCCGTGGCGCCGGGCGATGTGGGCGACGCGGACGATCTCCTGGAAGGAGTCGAGCACGATCCGCCCGACGCCCGCCTCGACGGCCCGCTCGATCTCGGCGACGGTCTTGTTGTTGCCGTGGAAGGCGATGCGTTCGGCGGGCATACCGGCGTCGAGCGCGGTGGTCAGCTCCCCGCCGGAGCACACGTCGAGGTTCAGCCCCTCTTCCTTCAGCCAGCGCACGACGGCGCGGGAGAGGAAGGCCTTCCCGGCGTAGAAGACGTCGGCGTCCGGCCCGAAGGCGTCGGACCAGGCGCGGCAGCGGGCCCGGAAGTCGCTCTCGTCGAGGAAGTAGGCGGGGGTGCCGAACTCCTCCGCGAGCCGGGCGACGGTCATCCCGCCGACGGTGAGGGCACCGTCCGCGTCACGGGTGACGGTGCGTGACCAGACCTTCTCGTCGAGGACGTTGAGGTCGGCGGCGGGCGCGGAGTAGTGCCCCTCGGTGAGGACGTCGGCGTGACGGGGTCCTGCGGGGTGTGCGGAGCGGCTCATCGTGATGGTTCTTTCGGGTCTCTTCTGATCGCGTCAGAGGTGTTCGGGCGCGCGGATGCCGAGCAGGGACAGGCCGCCTGCCAGCACCGTTCCGGCGGCTTCGGCGAGAGCCAGCCGGGCACGGTGGGCGGCCGAGGGTTTCTCGTCACCGGAGGGCAGGGACGGGCAGGAGTCGTGGAAGTCGAAGAACGCTTGGGCGACGGCTTCCAGCTGCCGGGCGACCCGGTCGGGCGCGCGGTGACGGGCTGCTGCGAGCAGGACGCCGGGGTGGTCGGCGATGAGGTCGAGGAGGGGGCGGGCCGCACGGTCGTGAGGGACGGGGCCTTCGGCGCCGGGGGCGGGCTCGGCACGCCGGCCGTAAGGGGCGGGCTCGGGGTGGCTTCCGCCGTGCCCGGTGTACGGGGCGTGCGGGGTGGGCGCGGGGTGGCTTCCGCCGGGCGCGGCGGGCCCGGAGTACGGGGCGTGCGCGGGGTGGCTTCCGCCGGGCGCGGCGGGCCCGGCGTACGCGGCGTACGCGGCGTACAGGGCGGGCTCGGCGGGCTCGGCGGTGAAGCCGAGGAGGGCGGCCCCGCGGGTGAG from Streptomyces sp. CA-278952 carries:
- a CDS encoding homoserine dehydrogenase — translated: MMRTRPLKVALLGCGVVGSEVARIMTTHADDLAARIGAPVELAGVAVRRPSKVREGIDPALITTDATALVRRGDIDVVIEVIGGIEPARALITAAFENGASVVSANKALLAEDGASLHAAAEKYGRDLYYEAAVAGAIPLVRPLRESLAGDKVNRVLGIVNGTTNFILDKMDTSGAGYSEALDEATALGYAEADPTADVEGFDAAAKAAILAGIAFHTRVKIGDVHREGITEVTAADIASARRMGCTVKLLAICERAADGASVTARVHPAMIPLSHPLASVREAYNAVFIEADAAGQLMFYGPGAGGSPTASAVLGDLVAVCRNKLGEATGPGESAYTRLPVSPMGEVVTRYHISLDVADKPGVLAQVATVFAEQGVSIDTVRQQGRSSGSGDEGAIEQGGGGRRVGGGGEASLVVVTHRAPDAALSGTVEALRKLDTVRGVASIMRVEGE
- the thrC gene encoding threonine synthase; this translates as MTSKGTHQWRGIIEEYRDRLPVTSTTPVVTLREGGTPLVPAQVLSERTGCEVHLKVEGANPTGSFKDRGMTMAITRAKEEGAKAVICASTGNTSASAAAYAVRAGMVCAVLVPQGKIALGKMGQALVHGAKILQVDGNFDDCLTLARSLSDNYPVALVNSVNPVRIEGQKTAAFEIVDALGDAPDIHVLPVGNAGNITAYWKGYTEYAGDGVSTHSPRMWGFQASGSAPIVRGEVVKDPSTIATAIRIGNPASWNYALAARDESGGFIDEVTDRQILSAYRLLASQEGVFVEPASAASVAGLLKAAEEGKVDPGQRIVCTVTGNGLKDPDWAVAGAPQPVTVPVDAATAAEKLGLV
- the lysA gene encoding diaminopimelate decarboxylase, yielding MSRSAHPAGPRHADVLTEGHYSAPAADLNVLDEKVWSRTVTRDADGALTVGGMTVARLAEEFGTPAYFLDESDFRARCRAWSDAFGPDADVFYAGKAFLSRAVVRWLKEEGLNLDVCSGGELTTALDAGMPAERIAFHGNNKTVAEIERAVEAGVGRIVLDSFQEIVRVAHIARRHGVRQRVQIRVTVGVEAHTHEFIATAHEDQKFGIGLADGQAAEAVRRALALDGLELIGVHSHIGSQIFDMAGFEVSARRVVQLLAEIRDEHGVELPEIDLGGGLGIAYTSEDDPREPHEIAKALRDIVTRECEAARLRTPRISVEPGRAIVGPTAFTLYEVGTIKPLEGLRTYVSVDGGMSDNIRTALYDAEYSVALVSRTSDAEPMLVRVVGKHCESGDIVVKDAFLPADLAPGDLIAVPATGAYCRSMASNYNHALRPPVVAVRDGEARVIVRRETEEDLLRLDVG